A single window of uncultured Pseudodesulfovibrio sp. DNA harbors:
- a CDS encoding MFS transporter produces MQESKGFNVKTFVILFFIGMGYAITYAVPFVQYVFYDTTMHALDATNAQLGTLVAIFGIGNIAGAPIGGIISDKYNHKLVYLAGLFGTSMLSLLWAFNLNYGFSIFVFAGLAVTGLFLLFPAHIKIVRSLVDESKQGKVFGFAESFAGIGSTIVNAIALAVFAKYANEIFGFKAVLIFFSVCGVITTAILYYLIEDPKKEEKTEVAASKSSDKITLKDFFIVLKCPGTWFAGIAVFSTYTLYCSLSYFTPYFTNVLGVSVVFSGGLAIIRTYGLRFFLCPVGGYLGDKMNSVTKVLLFSWLACIGVILTIMFLPEHTAIGIAITLMLLLSSFVFTARGAMFAVPSEVQIPLKYAAITGGIVCAIGYSPDLFQFILFGNWIDTYGNEAYTMIFTYDIVMTVVGVISALLTFKYKKSLAKSVEKAA; encoded by the coding sequence ATGCAGGAAAGTAAAGGATTTAATGTAAAAACATTTGTCATCCTCTTTTTCATTGGCATGGGGTATGCCATCACTTACGCAGTTCCGTTCGTCCAGTACGTATTTTATGATACTACCATGCACGCTCTGGATGCGACCAATGCTCAACTCGGTACTCTTGTAGCCATTTTCGGCATCGGTAACATTGCTGGTGCACCCATTGGCGGTATCATTTCAGACAAGTACAACCATAAGCTGGTATATCTCGCCGGTTTGTTTGGAACGTCCATGTTGTCTCTCCTGTGGGCCTTCAATCTCAACTACGGCTTTTCGATCTTTGTATTTGCGGGCCTGGCAGTAACCGGACTGTTTCTGCTTTTCCCGGCACATATCAAGATCGTCCGTTCGCTGGTTGACGAGTCCAAGCAGGGTAAAGTCTTTGGTTTTGCCGAATCCTTCGCTGGTATCGGCAGCACCATTGTGAACGCTATCGCTTTGGCTGTTTTCGCCAAATACGCCAACGAAATCTTCGGTTTCAAGGCCGTTCTGATCTTCTTCTCCGTGTGTGGTGTCATTACTACCGCCATCCTGTACTACCTTATCGAAGATCCCAAAAAAGAAGAAAAAACTGAAGTTGCTGCAAGCAAGAGTTCCGACAAGATCACTCTCAAGGATTTCTTCATCGTCTTGAAGTGCCCTGGCACATGGTTTGCCGGTATTGCTGTTTTCTCTACTTATACTCTGTACTGCTCTTTGTCCTACTTCACGCCTTATTTCACCAATGTTCTCGGCGTTTCCGTGGTCTTTTCCGGTGGACTGGCCATTATCAGAACATACGGTCTCAGGTTCTTCCTGTGCCCGGTCGGTGGATATCTTGGCGACAAGATGAACTCTGTGACCAAGGTTCTTCTTTTCTCCTGGCTCGCATGTATCGGCGTGATTTTGACCATCATGTTCCTGCCTGAACACACCGCCATCGGCATCGCCATCACTTTGATGTTGCTTTTGAGCTCCTTCGTGTTCACCGCTCGTGGTGCCATGTTCGCTGTTCCTTCCGAGGTTCAGATTCCCTTGAAGTACGCAGCCATCACCGGCGGTATTGTCTGTGCCATTGGTTATTCCCCCGACCTCTTCCAGTTCATTCTCTTTGGTAACTGGATCGATACCTATGGCAACGAAGCATACACCATGATCTTCACATACGACATCGTAATGACAGTTGTTGGTGTCATCAGTGCATTGCTGACCTTCAAGTACAAGAAGAGCCTTGCAAAGTCGGTTGAAAAGGCAGCGTAA
- a CDS encoding 4Fe-4S binding protein translates to MDVITVKEERCKECGLCVAHCPNEAISFSDKLNSAGYRPVEVDDAKCIKCGICYTMCPDGVYEISQKGESGGEN, encoded by the coding sequence ATGGATGTTATCACAGTCAAGGAAGAAAGATGCAAGGAATGCGGACTGTGCGTTGCTCACTGTCCAAATGAAGCAATCTCTTTTTCCGACAAATTAAACAGTGCCGGTTACAGGCCTGTAGAAGTTGATGATGCCAAATGCATCAAGTGTGGCATCTGCTACACAATGTGTCCTGACGGGGTGTATGAGATCTCGCAGAAAGGCGAGTCTGGAGGAGAGAACTAA
- a CDS encoding 3-methyl-2-oxobutanoate dehydrogenase subunit beta: protein MGDMIKGNIAIAEAAVRAGVKLYAGYPITPSTEIMEYLSKRLPEVGASFVQAESELAGINMVMGAAACGVRALTASSGPGISLKQEGISCISDEELACVVINVVRYGNGLGTLYSAQCDYHRETRGGGNGDYRCIVLSPGSIQEAVDLMATAYELAEKYRIVTVMMTEGALGQMMEPCEMPDFIEPEKHPWGFDGKYTYKKIGIFDRNSMDEAVELNKKHETIKAEEQRWEEDGLEDADYVFVAFGLPGRSVQGAVKELRAEGHKVGFIRPITTWPFPEKAFENINKDVKGLISVEANATGQLVDDVALTIKKTIKDRNVSTYCLPCVYGIPTIKFTKEGLHKIMSGEIKEAY from the coding sequence ATGGGCGACATGATTAAAGGAAATATTGCAATCGCCGAAGCTGCGGTGAGGGCTGGCGTCAAGTTGTACGCAGGGTACCCCATCACTCCTTCCACGGAAATCATGGAATACCTGTCCAAGCGTCTGCCCGAAGTGGGGGCAAGTTTTGTCCAGGCTGAAAGTGAACTTGCAGGTATCAATATGGTCATGGGTGCTGCCGCATGTGGCGTACGCGCTCTCACGGCTTCATCCGGTCCCGGCATCAGCCTTAAGCAGGAAGGTATTTCCTGTATCTCTGATGAAGAATTGGCTTGCGTTGTCATCAACGTAGTACGGTACGGCAACGGACTGGGCACATTGTATTCTGCTCAGTGCGACTACCATCGTGAAACACGCGGCGGCGGTAACGGTGACTATCGTTGCATCGTTCTGTCTCCCGGAAGTATTCAGGAAGCAGTCGACCTCATGGCCACTGCCTATGAATTGGCTGAAAAGTACAGAATCGTCACAGTCATGATGACCGAGGGTGCGCTTGGTCAGATGATGGAACCGTGCGAAATGCCCGACTTCATTGAGCCAGAAAAACACCCTTGGGGATTTGACGGCAAGTATACCTATAAGAAAATCGGCATCTTTGATCGTAACTCCATGGATGAAGCTGTCGAACTGAATAAGAAGCATGAGACCATCAAGGCCGAAGAACAGCGTTGGGAAGAAGATGGGCTGGAAGATGCTGATTACGTCTTCGTTGCTTTCGGATTGCCCGGACGTTCCGTACAAGGCGCGGTCAAGGAATTGAGAGCCGAAGGTCATAAGGTCGGATTCATTCGTCCTATCACGACCTGGCCGTTCCCGGAGAAAGCCTTTGAAAACATCAACAAGGATGTGAAGGGGCTTATCTCGGTTGAAGCCAACGCCACCGGTCAACTCGTTGACGATGTCGCTCTGACTATCAAGAAAACAATCAAGGATCGCAACGTGTCCACATATTGCCTTCCCTGTGTGTATGGCATCCCCACCATCAAATTCACCAAGGAAGGGTTGCACAAGATTATGAGTGGCGAGATCAAGGAGGCTTACTAA
- a CDS encoding thiamine pyrophosphate-dependent enzyme translates to MAKARKVPAIIDNPMSFCPGCGHGIVIRLITECLEELGQDQNLIFALGVGCSSLLGGGLVTDRLHCPHGRASAVATGMKRVQPENTIVAYQGDGDAYSIGIAETINAAYRNENFTMIAINNTNYGMTGGQMSWTTMPGQVTTTSPLGRDCEITGNPLKFPELVASQFDVAFAARGAVTSPKNINKLKKYIKNGLEAQLNGEGYSVIEVLSPCPTNWKMTPLNSMKRIEEELIPYYPLGVFKERKEN, encoded by the coding sequence ATGGCTAAAGCAAGAAAAGTGCCTGCCATCATTGATAACCCGATGTCATTTTGTCCCGGTTGTGGGCATGGCATCGTGATCAGGCTCATAACTGAATGCCTCGAAGAGTTGGGGCAGGACCAGAACCTTATCTTCGCCCTTGGTGTTGGCTGCTCCAGCCTGCTGGGTGGCGGATTGGTGACCGACAGGTTGCATTGCCCCCATGGTCGTGCTTCCGCAGTTGCCACCGGTATGAAGCGGGTTCAGCCTGAAAACACCATTGTTGCCTATCAGGGCGACGGTGATGCTTACAGCATCGGTATTGCCGAGACTATCAATGCGGCTTACCGCAACGAGAACTTCACCATGATCGCCATCAACAATACCAACTACGGTATGACCGGTGGACAGATGAGCTGGACAACCATGCCCGGGCAGGTGACCACCACTTCGCCTCTGGGTCGTGATTGCGAAATCACAGGTAATCCCCTCAAGTTCCCTGAGTTGGTCGCCAGCCAGTTCGACGTGGCTTTTGCCGCTCGTGGTGCAGTGACCTCTCCCAAGAATATCAATAAACTGAAAAAGTACATCAAGAATGGTCTTGAGGCACAGTTGAATGGTGAAGGCTATTCAGTCATTGAAGTGCTGTCACCGTGCCCGACCAACTGGAAGATGACTCCCTTGAATTCCATGAAACGGATCGAAGAGGAACTTATCCCCTACTATCCGCTGGGTGTCTTCAAGGAAAGGAAGGAGAACTAG
- a CDS encoding 2-oxoacid:acceptor oxidoreductase family protein has translation MREIIYAGFGGQGVLTSGLIMSQVAVFKGQNATWIPSYGSAMRGGTANCTVKYGEDTIYNPAQEEPDLLLAMNGPSFEMFYPMVKPGGIILVNSDMVDCDVNVRDDVSVYKLSCSTLAQEIKQPRGANVIAAAAIIKLAGDFTMEDGIQGMNDMFRKKGKEKFEAGNMKAFECGYNAV, from the coding sequence ATGCGTGAGATAATATACGCAGGTTTTGGTGGGCAGGGAGTGCTGACTTCCGGTCTGATCATGTCGCAGGTCGCTGTTTTCAAAGGCCAGAATGCAACATGGATTCCTTCTTACGGTTCAGCTATGCGCGGTGGTACTGCAAACTGCACCGTCAAGTATGGTGAGGACACCATCTACAATCCAGCTCAAGAAGAGCCTGATTTGTTGCTGGCCATGAACGGTCCGTCTTTCGAGATGTTCTATCCCATGGTCAAGCCCGGTGGAATTATTCTGGTCAACAGTGACATGGTTGATTGTGACGTGAACGTCCGCGACGACGTGAGTGTGTACAAACTGTCATGCAGCACTTTGGCTCAGGAGATCAAACAGCCCCGTGGTGCGAACGTTATCGCAGCCGCAGCCATCATCAAACTGGCAGGCGACTTCACCATGGAAGACGGAATCCAGGGCATGAACGACATGTTCAGGAAGAAAGGAAAAGAAAAATTCGAAGCCGGCAACATGAAGGCTTTCGAATGCGGGTATAACGCCGTTTAG
- a CDS encoding FAD-binding and (Fe-S)-binding domain-containing protein: MCPIDVFIADVKNTFPEERVHTEELLVKAYSVDGSPFEPIAKAVVDVTTPEELEALLRYSHAHKVSLTFRGAGTGVSGQTIAEEVTVRLVGPHWKRLEILDDGERVRAGCCVVGGDINAALVPYKRLMTSDPSSVNSAFIGGMAATNAAGLSCTIDKNLYHMMTGLHFTLVDGTTVNTEDKASVAAFRKSHAKMLQDLLDIRERILNDEVMDEKVRRKFSIRNTAGYSLNAFTDYEDPVELLQHLIIGSEGTLAFIHSITIRTGVLKPLRATALVGFTSLDEAIQGVLRLEKTCDMYAVEFLNCVSLNALMQLPEFPNSLQGLGDDGCALLLETRGEDAEKLKTNVDLVLEALSGVDVAVQPEFVMDHEVCESLWNIRRALFPILAGTRAPDEYAYSEDYCVPIQNLPQACSSFVEILAKHGFTESGVHGHALHGNIHFSIPLRLNVEKDLIRMGELIAEVGDVVLSLGGALKAEHGTGRAVAPFVRLEWGDDLYKVMQDLKHVIDPENLLNPKVILNDDPRCHLTNLKYAGPVDKIVDTCVDCGFCEYVCPSKEVGLSSRQRIYILRAIACLRASGDLTKAEAWQKLFDKKGRDLCATDGLCSMRCPLGLDIAGYMKKLRNEALTETEISRADKVANHFKLVESTASSMLHVASAAHKLMGHTLATKTAPIVKGITGMTVPDLREIKLTGGSSIPTLRKTHGENKVVYFPSCAVRTMGYADDGVHKNEPLIDVTLRLLERAGFTVIIPDKTKGLCCGKAFETKGMFEQADRKSDELGKVLLRETGNGSIPVLCDTSPCLARMRKTLDERLDLYEPAEFVLKFLADKLCFTKKTRSVALHPTCSTREMGLVEALRQVAEKCVTEVVIPEEIHCCGFSGDKGFTHPELNASALRTLKESTRGCSEGYSTSRTCEIGLTLHGGKTYRNILYLIDECTTNK, translated from the coding sequence ATGTGTCCTATTGATGTATTTATTGCCGATGTCAAGAATACGTTCCCGGAAGAAAGAGTTCATACGGAAGAGTTGCTGGTAAAGGCTTATTCCGTTGATGGTAGCCCTTTCGAGCCTATTGCCAAGGCGGTTGTGGACGTCACGACCCCGGAAGAATTGGAAGCGTTGCTTCGTTATTCCCACGCCCATAAGGTCAGTCTGACTTTTCGTGGAGCAGGCACTGGTGTGAGTGGACAGACTATTGCCGAAGAAGTCACTGTCCGACTTGTCGGTCCACACTGGAAGCGTTTGGAAATTCTTGATGACGGCGAGCGGGTGCGCGCAGGATGTTGCGTTGTCGGTGGTGATATCAATGCGGCGCTTGTCCCATACAAACGCCTTATGACGTCCGATCCTTCCTCGGTCAACAGTGCTTTCATCGGTGGTATGGCGGCCACCAATGCAGCTGGTTTGAGCTGTACCATCGACAAAAACTTGTATCATATGATGACAGGTCTGCATTTCACTTTGGTTGATGGAACCACTGTGAATACGGAAGACAAAGCCAGTGTGGCCGCTTTCAGGAAAAGTCACGCTAAGATGCTTCAAGACCTTCTCGATATTCGTGAACGGATTCTCAATGACGAAGTCATGGATGAAAAAGTCAGACGTAAATTTTCCATCAGGAACACTGCAGGTTACAGCCTGAATGCGTTTACTGATTACGAGGACCCTGTCGAGTTGCTTCAGCATCTCATCATTGGTTCCGAGGGCACCCTTGCCTTTATTCATTCCATCACGATCCGTACAGGTGTGCTCAAACCTTTGCGTGCGACGGCTCTGGTCGGGTTTACTTCGCTTGATGAAGCGATTCAGGGAGTCCTGCGTCTCGAAAAAACGTGTGATATGTATGCCGTTGAATTTCTCAACTGTGTTTCGTTGAATGCATTGATGCAGTTGCCGGAATTTCCGAATTCCCTTCAGGGATTGGGTGATGATGGCTGCGCATTGCTGTTGGAAACACGTGGCGAGGATGCTGAAAAGCTGAAGACTAACGTTGACCTCGTGCTTGAAGCGTTGAGTGGCGTGGACGTTGCTGTCCAGCCCGAGTTCGTGATGGATCACGAAGTCTGCGAATCTTTGTGGAATATTCGTCGTGCCTTGTTCCCGATTCTTGCAGGTACCCGTGCTCCTGATGAATACGCATATTCCGAGGATTACTGCGTCCCCATTCAGAATTTGCCCCAAGCCTGTAGCTCTTTCGTGGAAATTCTTGCCAAGCATGGGTTCACCGAATCCGGCGTGCATGGGCATGCTTTGCACGGCAATATTCATTTCTCGATTCCGCTCAGACTCAATGTAGAAAAAGATTTGATCAGGATGGGCGAGCTTATCGCCGAAGTTGGTGACGTTGTCCTGTCATTGGGTGGTGCCCTCAAGGCCGAGCACGGTACAGGTCGAGCCGTAGCACCGTTTGTTCGTCTGGAGTGGGGTGATGATCTGTATAAAGTAATGCAGGACCTCAAGCACGTCATTGATCCAGAGAACCTGCTCAACCCCAAGGTTATTCTCAATGATGATCCGCGCTGCCATCTGACCAATCTGAAATACGCCGGGCCGGTGGACAAGATTGTTGATACCTGTGTGGACTGTGGATTTTGTGAATACGTTTGTCCTTCCAAGGAAGTCGGCCTCTCTTCCCGTCAGCGTATTTATATCCTGCGCGCCATCGCATGTTTGCGGGCTTCAGGCGATCTGACCAAAGCTGAAGCATGGCAAAAGCTGTTTGATAAGAAGGGCCGCGATCTGTGTGCTACTGACGGCTTGTGCTCCATGCGTTGCCCACTTGGTCTCGATATTGCCGGATATATGAAAAAGTTGCGTAACGAAGCTCTGACGGAAACCGAGATTTCCCGTGCTGACAAGGTTGCCAATCATTTCAAGCTTGTGGAAAGCACGGCTTCATCCATGCTGCATGTGGCATCCGCTGCACACAAGCTCATGGGGCATACTTTGGCGACCAAGACGGCTCCCATTGTTAAGGGTATTACAGGCATGACTGTCCCTGACTTACGTGAGATCAAATTGACCGGCGGTTCTTCGATTCCGACTCTCAGGAAAACACACGGTGAAAATAAAGTTGTTTACTTCCCATCCTGTGCTGTTCGGACAATGGGCTATGCAGACGATGGCGTTCACAAGAATGAGCCGCTTATCGATGTGACATTACGGTTGCTGGAGAGAGCTGGGTTCACAGTAATAATCCCGGACAAAACCAAGGGGTTGTGCTGTGGTAAGGCTTTTGAAACCAAGGGGATGTTCGAGCAGGCTGATCGCAAGTCCGATGAGCTTGGAAAAGTTTTGCTTCGTGAAACTGGCAATGGAAGCATTCCGGTTCTGTGTGACACCAGCCCCTGCCTTGCACGCATGAGAAAGACACTTGACGAGAGGCTTGATCTGTATGAGCCAGCCGAGTTCGTATTGAAATTCCTTGCTGATAAACTTTGTTTTACCAAGAAAACCCGGAGTGTTGCATTACACCCGACATGTTCGACCCGTGAAATGGGATTGGTCGAAGCTCTTCGTCAGGTCGCAGAGAAATGTGTGACCGAAGTTGTCATTCCCGAAGAGATTCACTGCTGTGGATTTTCCGGTGATAAGGGCTTTACCCATCCAGAGCTCAATGCCTCTGCATTACGCACTCTCAAAGAGAGCACCCGCGGGTGTTCCGAAGGGTACAGTACCTCCCGTACCTGCGAGATAGGCCTGACACTTCACGGTGGCAAGACATACCGAAATATACTCTATCTGATTGATGAGTGTACAACCAACAAATAG
- a CDS encoding Fic family protein → MTTRYAHKDAYTYENSSVLKNKAGHRDQEALDKFERLSVANRMVADPPVGNFDYQHIKVIHRHLFQDVYDWAGEERTVSISKGETPFCNPRFIANAISALAGELAKENFLKGSTPDTFVERAAYYMLELNMAHPFREGNGRTARYYLLLLAQNAGYEVDAEKLKDGWLNACIEGVAGSDQPMCDLIASALIVYED, encoded by the coding sequence ATGACTACGCGATACGCGCATAAAGACGCATACACATACGAGAACTCGTCCGTCCTGAAAAACAAGGCGGGCCACAGAGACCAAGAGGCGCTTGATAAATTCGAGCGCCTTTCTGTTGCCAACCGCATGGTAGCAGACCCACCCGTCGGCAACTTTGACTACCAGCACATCAAGGTCATCCACCGCCACCTATTCCAGGATGTTTACGACTGGGCCGGAGAAGAAAGAACCGTTTCCATCAGCAAGGGGGAAACTCCTTTCTGCAACCCGCGCTTCATCGCTAATGCAATCTCTGCCCTCGCTGGAGAACTGGCCAAAGAAAACTTCCTCAAGGGATCTACCCCGGACACTTTCGTTGAGCGAGCAGCCTACTACATGTTGGAACTCAACATGGCCCACCCTTTCAGGGAAGGAAACGGGCGCACGGCTCGCTACTATCTTTTACTGCTGGCTCAAAACGCCGGGTACGAGGTGGACGCGGAAAAGCTCAAAGACGGCTGGTTGAATGCATGTATAGAAGGAGTGGCCGGGAGCGATCAGCCCATGTGTGATCTTATCGCAAGTGCTTTAATTGTGTACGAGGACTAG
- a CDS encoding helix-turn-helix transcriptional regulator, whose translation MAGNYTPKEKQFLKRLGKAIKEKRTEESLSQEKLAEITGLHRTYVGSVERGERNVSAINIKALADALNCKPSELFRVAE comes from the coding sequence ATGGCAGGGAATTACACGCCTAAGGAAAAACAGTTTTTGAAGCGGCTTGGCAAAGCCATCAAAGAAAAGCGGACGGAGGAAAGCCTCTCGCAGGAGAAGCTTGCGGAAATCACCGGCCTCCACCGCACATATGTCGGATCAGTTGAACGAGGGGAAAGGAACGTCAGCGCAATCAACATCAAGGCCTTGGCGGACGCCCTGAACTGCAAGCCGAGTGAGTTGTTTCGAGTTGCGGAATAA